TAAGTTGTTATTAGATAAAGAACTACGTCGCAAATCAAAAGGTCGACTTTACTCGAGTAGAATACGTGATAATATGGATATCTGGGAAAAAACAAAGCAACAAAAGTTGTGTGGATGGTGTAGGAACCCCGGTCATACAATTCGAACATGTCCAAATCGAAATAGTTGATAATTGCTTAAATGAAACTATGTTGCATTATTTCTATCACCTTATTCaaaagaacttttattttattagataagacaaaatataaaaataattgactattaaactattcaaaataacttttattttattaaatgaaccaatataaaaatagtttgtacaaatatattaaaaaaatcaatgcatGTGCTAGTCGGAATCAGTGCCACATAGGGGTGGTCGACAATTACGCGCTGGATTCCTTATTGGTTCAACTTTCGACGGGGGTCGCAGTTGCCTCAGCGAGGGTTGTTGTTGTTCTGTTTATGGATGTTAGGAGGATAACCCACCTTGATAGAATAAAGAATACAgaggtgtttgcatcacccaTGGCGAAGGTGTTTGAATCCTATAAGGCAATAGGGATTGGAAATAAGATGAGCTCCTCGACGGTGCCTCATGTGATCCCTCCTACGACGATGACCTATATATCGTTGGTTGAGTTGGAGTCATTAGAAAAGGAGATGCACCGGGTCATGAATTCCAACCTGGCATAGGACTGGGAAAATGAAACATATAAAGGTTATGATACATATAACGGTTAGGATACATGCCTAGCATAATCTAAAGGGGTTGTGGTATGGGCATCGTCGCTTAAAGTGTTGGGCTCGGTGATTGTGTAGACGTTGTTGATGGGTCTGCCCCATCATCCCTTCTCCTTTGATTTAAAAGGCCCTGTCGTTCCCTTTCGACACGGATTTGCCGACGCCTCTGCTCTTCCGAGAGCAAATATAacttgccatggatcctaaaccaaGACATGTAATTCGGCGCACACGCAAACTCTAGAACGATGATCGGTTCGCGAGTAGGTATATAATCATATCGATTTTCCCACATTGCGATATATCCTGGAAAGAATAGTGACCAATGCGTATTCAATTACCGTAAGTCAATTTTGTACTTATCATCGAGCACCTCAGGTGGCACGGGAACCAGTTGTCGGAATCTATATTACCGCAACACTTTATCTATCTGGTGCATCTCGCAAGTAGCATAGTTGATCAATGGAACCTTAACATGTCAAATATTCGTATTTTGAAAGAATTCATCCGGAATTACTACCTGAATTGTtggatcctcgtatggtgtccattgaaactatataaacgtgattaaaaatattagttatatacataatactaaacACTAAATATGAAACGACTatgttatgtatatttatttcatttaatacttAAATGCGCTTCTgaccgttggtctaatagaagctGTATATCTTCAAAAGCGGTAGATATTCCAATATAACTCGCCGAATGGTTCctcctaattaaataattttttagcataaaattatattttaaatctatgtaataattgtaaaatctaatataaattttatctcgTTATGAGTAGGAATATATATGGCTGGTTCACTCGAGGACAtaaaaatggaaagcgaaaccAAGCTCATAATTGtagtagtgataggcaacctccgattttggctttatttggttTCATCGCTTCGCACATCTCCCGATACAATGTTGCCAACACGGTACACCCCAGCTAAGTTTGTCAGCTACTCTAAAATCAATGAGTTTCAGCAGCCACCTCAGGTGTACGAGGTTTCGTGACAAGTCCGGCATTAGATAACCTCTAATTATCTCAAAGATATATGCCCAATTATATCTATTCTTTCTACTTCAGTCGAATCATCCCCCGGCTCTAGGAATGTGTTTCGTAACCAGCCCATCTCGATCCTACCTCTGTAAATATTATCCGAAATCGCACCCAAAAGATCGTAGCATATAGCTCCTCAATCAGCAGATTGAGTAGACCTGGTGAATACGAACCTATCCATTGGCAATCCCAATTGTAACTACACGTCCTCCAAAAGGATGGTACACTTCCCGCATGGAAGATGGAATATGTTtctcgggtctccacctctctatGAACGCACTGATgagtttcgggtccaacttgcaccctCGACCTATATTGGCCACATGTCAAAAAATCTGCTTCCCTCAAGTAATTTTCTATCAACAGTGATGGAGGATCAGACATATTACGAATGTAACATTGTAACACCCGATCTATAAactgttataaaaaattataaaataaaaaataattaaaattacataaatgaaaaaatattaaataatattcaaaaattgaaattaacccTTATCATTTTCATTTGTTCGACGGAGATATGTTTATAATCGAGACGAATTAATTCCCCggccattgctaacacgatcaaatatcttagaaattataaaaaaaataatactaatttagaaaaaaattaaaggaaatagttaattaaagagagctttgagaaatttagggagaaatttgagagatttttttaaatttttggaagAAATGTTTGTGTGAAAAAAATAAGAGGGGGttttatatatataagttttaCCGTTGGACTCCCAACAGGCAAAATTTTAAATGACCCTGAGGATAAAAAACATGGGCTAAAACGCTTCCCTGAGGGAGCGCTTGTGCCATGTCAGCAAAGCGCGTCCACGTTAGTGCGTTTTTGCTGACATGGCAAAAGCGCTCCTTCAGGGACATATTTTGCTAGAATTTTCTCTTAAAACACTCCCATGTAGATGCattttagtattttcggtcattccggtaaataataaataaagtgacctatttctttaaataaagtaaaaaatgGGCATTTCTTAATAAAATGGTCAATTTTACACCCTTTTaaggcaatatatatatattatttcatgttttcttgtcataaaaagggaaaaaaatcccGCCAAGATCTCAATTCCTCGTCTTATTAGTGTATGGCTAGAATCTAGTCTACTATATAACCTTTtcttaaagaaaatttttaaattaggaAACCTTGAATTTCTTTTTTCTGAATGGGATCTTCATCTTAATTAGAGAATCTTGATTTCAAGTGGGCAGTTTTGTTGTTTTTAGAATTTGGTTGTGGACAAAATTCAATTATCAAACCCATCTTTTCTAGAGATAGCAAATGATTTGTTTTGTTCGatcaaatgattattttatgttttatagaaaatgattatttgattatatttgttttttacagaatatttaaaattatttatattttttcttaatttaatatgATAGTGTATTTAGAATTATATggtgtttttatgattttatattatatGTTATCAATGAATGTTTTTAATGTTGGATTTTGActaaatttcttaaaaatatgaaatctaaaaatgatattttttctgttaaaaaataaattttgaaattatacAATAATTTAACATATTATGCCATGCCATTGCATGGGCATACAAACTGTGTTGTAATATAGTCGATAATAAACGctgtattatttattatattatttaacaaAAAACTCATAATTTATTATTGGATTTGaaggataaataaaaaaattgaggaTTATAATAAATAAGTAATTGGTGGGGCGTTAGAAAAGATGCCGATGCTACAAGATGCCCAGTTGCCCACCCAAATCCCAAAATCCAATCTTTGTCCTTCTTTGGCTCTCATTAAAAACTAATGCTCATCCAATCTCCATTGCCATTGCCAGTGCCATTGCCATTGCCATCAATATTTTAGCTTTTCTTCCCCCTTTTCCTTCTCCCTCATACATAAGAGTACTAACATTTTCGTCCAACTTGTCATTGCAGGGCTGCAGAATTCAATCTTTAAGTATTTGAAAACTGGAAATTACGTTAGAATTTGCtacttttatttgtttcttgGTTCTCTATTTTCATCCCCGTCGAGCTGTTATTGTGCTTCTGAAATCGAAAAAACCCAATCTTTCAAAATGGCTTCATTGAATCTGGGTTATTGGGTTCAGTCTTACTCCATGTCTAACCAAGTTTCTTCCATATCCAAATCCTTTCCTTTACTTAGATCTCTTCCCTTCAATCCTCTCACAACTCAATCATCTTCTACCCTGAAAAAAGTGAACTTCACTTCTCTTCCTTCCATTACCTCAGTCCTTACCAAAGAAGACATTGTCAAGGAAGAAGAACAAGACCCTCAAAAGTCAAGCTTTGATTTCAATTCCTACATGCTTCAAAAAGCAAGTGCAGTTAACCAAGCCTTGGAATCTGCTGTTTCACTCCGTGACCCTGTTAAAATCCACGAAGCAATGCGGTACTCCCTTTTAGCAGGTGGAAAAAGGGTACGTCCGGTGCTTTGTTTAGCAGCCTGTGCACTTGTTGGTGGCCGGGAATCCATGGCTATGCCCGCAGCTTGTGCTGTTGAAATGATCCACACCATGTCTTTAATCCACGATGATTTGCCTTGCATGGACAACGATGATCTTCGTAGAGGAAAACCAACCAACCACAAAGTTTTTGGTGAGGATATAGCTGTGTTAGCAGGGGATGCTCTTTTAGCTTTTGCTTTTGAACATATAGCTGTTTCTACAGTTGGTGTTCCGCCTTCCAGGATTGTAAGAGCTGTTGGGGAATTAGCCAAAGCTATTGGAGGGGAGGGGTTGGTGGCTGGTCAAGTCGTGGACATAATTAGTGAGGGGCTAACAGATGTGGGATTGGATCATTTAGAATTCATTCATGTTCACAAAACTGCTGCTTTGCTCGAAGCGGCAGTGGTTTTGGGCGCCATTGTTGGAGGTGGATGTGATGAGGAGGTGGAAAAGTTAAGGAAATTCGCAAGGTGCATTGGGCTTTTGTTTCAGGTTGTGGATGACATTCTTGATGTAACCAAGTCGTCTAAGGAATTAGGGAAGACTGCAGGGAAAGATTTGGTGGCTGATAAAGTGACTTATCCAAAGTTGATGGGGATACAGAAATCAAAGGAGTTTGCTGAGAAGTTGAAGACTGATGCGATAGAGTTGCTTCAAGGATTTGACCCTGCCAAAGCTGCTCCTTTGATTGCTTTGGCTAATTATATAGCTTACAGGCAAAACTAACTTTTGTTTCTTCTTGTTGTATAATTTATAATCTTGATTTCATTAGACGAAAGGCCTTCACTCGCTGTTTCTTGTGTTTGATTAAAAAACAATGGCTTAGATAAGGAAGCAGGCGAGTTGTGTTAATGTTGGAAAATTCTTCTACAGGGATAATAAAGATAGAATTTTGTTTTTCTCTCAAATAGAAACGTATAGGATTAATCAGTTGGAGTTTAACTGTTTTGGTCTTATGagttcctatatatatatatacatatgctgATCTCTATTTTTCTGGTTTCATGCGATGTTGATGACTTTTTAGTATGTACTTGTTGTTGTCCTGCTTTTGGTTCTGAGATTTTCTTTCACAGATTCTGGATGAAAActagatattttaatttattaagtgCCAGGTTATGTGTATCTTTCCATAAACTGCCTGCTTTGGCACTGCCTTGCAAGTCCTTTACCCTTTCCTGTATGGAACTATCAAGTTAAAATACAAGATTAGAAGTTAGAAACAAAGCTTGCTTTGGTTTAATATTATACTCAGGTTACTTTGTTTCCAAGTGTTTATATACCTGGTACTGGAAATTTCTGGCTTGTTTGCTTATGATATTAAAGGATTACCCCAGGGAGAAATAATAAGCAAGTACATGATCTATGTCACTTGTAGTGGAATTTTTTAGGTAAGCATTGCAAAATAAAAACAAGTCTGTGAATCATGTTTGTTTACTTTTAGTACATTTGGTCTCTGAGAAGTGAAGAATTCAACTAAAGTCGAGGAGTTGCAAACCTAAGAACCGAGCTCCATCTGTCTTCAATGCCAATATTCTCCGCAATATTTGGTTTTTAAGTTATGTCTTTCACTTGCTGCAGGCATTTTGAATCTGGGATTTGTCTGCTGTGATATGTAGCCCTTGGGAGATCTTCGTAATTAGTAGAGTTGAAAATTTTCATTGATTCTACTTGCCTATGCATTTCAAATATCTTTATCTAGATAAAAGAATTGAACAGTACTTGTTGAAGGCTTAAGCTGGGGAAATAGTCAATCAGTGTGGTGCTAGTATTAGTTGATTTTCACATCTACAAACTGTGAATGCTTGAAAGTGTTTTTATCTCTGGTTATGGCACTTAACTGTTCAACAAATCACAATCTTTCTTCTTCCTTGCAGCAAGTCAAGAACTGAGGCTTGCTTCATGTTTGTACTTCATCTTCCATTAATGACTTTTCACTTCAGGGGTTAGGCTGCATTATCAAAGCCTAGGACTAGGGTCACCATTTGGCCAAGAACTGAATTATCTTACAATCTATTCAAGATTCTTATTCATTGTTGTAGCCAGCATAGTAAACAATTTGGTCATTGACCAATCTACAATCTAAGCATCTTTACCCATTCCAGTAGTTGTTTTTTTCTGGTGAGATGTTCtcataataaaatattcaaaGAAATAGAAAGGTATTTGATAAAGACGGtaaagttaatttttttgaaaccaCATTTTAACTCTCGACAAAATCGCTGAGAGGTCTGAAATTGATATACTATATAATGTTTCAATCATTGATGAACATGTAAATTCTGTCATTTTCCAGGTGCATATGCTAATTTATCCATAGCACAAAAACATTGGACAAGAAAACAAACCAGCCCTTATTTTGCAATATATTTCTCAAGAAAAAATTCTACTCAAGAGGAGCATCTTTGAGGATTCCGCCTTGCTTTTCACTTTCACCTTCACTTcttacaagaaaaaaaaaaatccaacctctttacCCTCTACACCATACAAGACTTTGTGACCAACCATTTCAAGGAAGTATATTGGAGAAACAAAAGCCTGCACCAAGTTAATTTTTTCCAATCGATTGAATTGTTTTTAACAAGTGTCTTTATCTTCTATTAATGCTTTGAATTAGTCCCTTTATCCTTTTTTGCGATTTGTATTTAAACACTAACATCACAAAGATGCCAATCGATAGGCCTGCATTGTTCTGTTTGTCTGCAGAAGTACTTTGGTTGAATGAATCTTATGTTTCCAAAGTTTGTCGTTATTAAAAACAGAAGAAGAAGCAATATTTATGAAAACAATGGATTATTGAGGTGGATTTGTTGGCACAAGGAGCAGGGACCAGGATTGTAAATAATCACACCACCTGGGAACTGGAAATCATT
This is a stretch of genomic DNA from Gossypium arboreum isolate Shixiya-1 chromosome 11, ASM2569848v2, whole genome shotgun sequence. It encodes these proteins:
- the LOC108465020 gene encoding geranylgeranyl pyrophosphate synthase, chloroplastic-like; amino-acid sequence: MASLNLGYWVQSYSMSNQVSSISKSFPLLRSLPFNPLTTQSSSTLKKVNFTSLPSITSVLTKEDIVKEEEQDPQKSSFDFNSYMLQKASAVNQALESAVSLRDPVKIHEAMRYSLLAGGKRVRPVLCLAACALVGGRESMAMPAACAVEMIHTMSLIHDDLPCMDNDDLRRGKPTNHKVFGEDIAVLAGDALLAFAFEHIAVSTVGVPPSRIVRAVGELAKAIGGEGLVAGQVVDIISEGLTDVGLDHLEFIHVHKTAALLEAAVVLGAIVGGGCDEEVEKLRKFARCIGLLFQVVDDILDVTKSSKELGKTAGKDLVADKVTYPKLMGIQKSKEFAEKLKTDAIELLQGFDPAKAAPLIALANYIAYRQN